In Apodemus sylvaticus chromosome 8, mApoSyl1.1, whole genome shotgun sequence, one genomic interval encodes:
- the Rnase9 gene encoding inactive ribonuclease-like protein 9: protein MKSLVIGFLWPLLLLLLLLPPVLMLQENYWDYREYEFDPELRDFLREYESTGPTKPPTVKRLIEMFTVGERPLNTYEYCNNEIMTKQIHYKGRCYPEHYIVGVSYGELTKACEGEPVQCKNGIKICRRSMHLVEGVRCVLESGERMGDCRYGTIYVTGYPVVTCQWDEDTQIFIPNHIYNMVPRK, encoded by the coding sequence ATGAAGTCTCTGGTTATTGGGTTCTTGTGGCccttgctgctgctactgctgctgctgcctccagtGCTGATGCTGCAGGAGAACTATTGGGATTACAGGGAATACGAATTCGACCCAGAACTTCGTGACTTCCTTAGGGAGTATGAGAGCACTGGACCTACCAAACCACCTACCGTGAAAAGACTCATAGAAATGTTCACTGTTGGTGAACGACCTTTGAATACCTATGAGTACTGcaacaatgaaatcatgacaaAACAGATTCACTATAAGGGGCGCTGTTACCCAGAGCACTACATTGTAGGCGTGTCCTATGGAGAGCTAACAAAAGCCTGCGAAGGTGAGCCAGTGCAGTGTAAGAATGGTATTAAAATTTGCAGAAGAAGTATGCATCTAGTAGAAGGAGTGCGGTGTGTTTTAGAAAGTGGTGAGCGGATGGGAGACTGCAGATATGGAACCATCTACGTGACCGGTTATCCAGTTGTCACTTGTCAATGGGACGAAGACACCCAAATATTTATTCCTAACCATATATATAATATGGTACCACGCAAGTAG